The nucleotide sequence CTACACCATCCTGATGAACCTCTTCAACAACCCGTTCGTTTTTCAAACCCAGTCGCTGCTGCAGCTGGCGATCGTCAACCTGCTCTGCCTGGCCTTGGCCTACGTTGCGGCGCGGAAATTTTGCGACCTGACGATCTTCGGCCGCATCGAGCCGATCGGCCGCTGGTTCCTGCTGGCCGCGCTTCTCTTCATCGTCTCGGCCAAGGCCTATTTCATCCTCCAGTCGCATGAACCACGCACCGGCAAGCCGAAAAATGTCATCCTGGTCGTCCTGGACAGCCTGAGCGCGGCATCCATCCGCGAATACGACCCAGGCGCAGCCTTGTCCGTTGAAGATATTTCCGCCGACTATGCCCTGTTTGAAAACGTCAGGACCAATTTCACCTACACCTACGGATACTTCGACGCGTTGTTTGGCGGCCGCAAGAGCGGCCGGTCCGGCGCGGCCAACCTGCTCTCCCTGCTGCAGCAAAACGGGGTCAATACCCGCTGGCTGGCCTCCCAGGGCAACGCCGTTCCCGACAACCATGCCGTCAAGAACTACCGCGGTTTGCGTTCGTATTTTTTCAATTACCGTTTTTCCTGGCTGCCGGCGCTGCTGGGCATCGATTACAATATCTACCGGGCCCCTTTCAAGAAGGATGGAACCATGATCTACGCGGCCCACGGGCTCATCGATCTTTTTTCCAGCCGCCGCGTCGATTTCGCCGCCGAGGTCCATCGCGAGATCAAGAGGCTGCGCAGCGATCCACGGCCGTTTTTTTTCCTAATCCACGAGTTTCCCGCCTGCGAAACCAGCAAACCGGAAAAATTGTGGGAAACGGGGAAGATCAGGAACCAGCGGGACCGGATCAGCGAGGGCATCACGAAGAACGATTTCCGTTACGATGACGGCGAGGAATGGCTGGTGCGCGAGTGGGAAGCCAAGGCGCTTGCCGCCTCCCGGGCCGGCTTCGCCTGCCTGAAGAATATCCACGATTTCCTGAAGACCAAGGGCTGGGACCGGGACACCCTGGTCATCCTGACCGCCGACCACGGAAAAATTTTTCGCGACCACAAGGTCTGGTACGGCTTCCACAACAACGAGGAGGTCGCCCGGGTGCCGCTGCTGGTGTTCAACGCCACATTGCCGAAAAGGAGCTCCGGCCTGGGCGAAACGATCGACATCACCCAGACCGTGCTCGAAAATTTCAGGGTGAAGCAAAAGCTCGACCGCGGCGCGCTGTCGCTTTTCAGCGGCGGCCAAAAAAACGCGGTGACGACGCTCACCGAGTATTCCAGCGTGCGCCGCGAGCAGTTCTTGAATTTGTACAAGGACCAGGCCGGCGCGATTCTCAAGTTTGTCGTCGACCCGGGCAAGAAAGACTTCTGCTGCGCGTACATCGTGCGGGGCTTCCAGGAAACCCTGCTGGGAAAATTCGCCCTGGCCGGCAGCCCATTGCAGGCCGAATTCGAAAGCGTTTTCAGCGCCTACCGGCTGAGCCGGGAACCCGCCGCCCCCAGATGAGCGACAAGATAAAAGTCCTGTTCTGGCCCGGCTGCTGGTACCCGGACCGCTTGGACCCCGGCAACGGCATATTCGTCCGCCGCCATGCCGAGACGGTGGCGCCGCTGGCCGATGTCGCGGTGCTGTACATCGCGGCCGATGCCGGGCTGAAAAAGCAAACCTACGATTGCGACGTCAGCCGCGACGAAACCGGCCTGGCGGTGCGGGTCTATTTCCGGCCGTTTCCGGTGCCCTGGCGGCCGTTGCGCCTGTTCAACGTCTGGCGCTACTTCCGCGCCGCCCGCCGCGGCATCCGCACCTTGCGCTCGGGCTGGGGAACGCCCGACATCGTCCACCTGCAG is from Candidatus Aminicenantes bacterium and encodes:
- a CDS encoding sulfatase-like hydrolase/transferase → MKKLFRAIGLLHLASFIFLMVFLSTILQDRLLFKTDWLTLGYFLLSLNWLLVLIALPPFCLAARVLEKRRPNLKILYARAITFMIAYTILMNLFNNPFVFQTQSLLQLAIVNLLCLALAYVAARKFCDLTIFGRIEPIGRWFLLAALLFIVSAKAYFILQSHEPRTGKPKNVILVVLDSLSAASIREYDPGAALSVEDISADYALFENVRTNFTYTYGYFDALFGGRKSGRSGAANLLSLLQQNGVNTRWLASQGNAVPDNHAVKNYRGLRSYFFNYRFSWLPALLGIDYNIYRAPFKKDGTMIYAAHGLIDLFSSRRVDFAAEVHREIKRLRSDPRPFFFLIHEFPACETSKPEKLWETGKIRNQRDRISEGITKNDFRYDDGEEWLVREWEAKALAASRAGFACLKNIHDFLKTKGWDRDTLVILTADHGKIFRDHKVWYGFHNNEEVARVPLLVFNATLPKRSSGLGETIDITQTVLENFRVKQKLDRGALSLFSGGQKNAVTTLTEYSSVRREQFLNLYKDQAGAILKFVVDPGKKDFCCAYIVRGFQETLLGKFALAGSPLQAEFESVFSAYRLSREPAAPR